One window of bacterium genomic DNA carries:
- a CDS encoding 3-hydroxyacyl-CoA dehydrogenase/enoyl-CoA hydratase family protein, which yields MEIKKVAVIGSGVMGAGIAAHLANAGIPSLLLDIVPKFTDEDAKAGLNETDKAFRNKIATKSIAETVVNSKPALIYSKSDAKLITPGNLEDDISKIAECDWVVEVVVERLDIKQKVFANIEKHMKPGTIIASNTSGIPLKAMSEGRSKEFVKNFIITHFFNPVRYMKLVEIVSNENTNPETVKFMADFLENKLGKGVVYAKDSPNFVANRIGVYAWMAGLKETIERGLSVEAVDKIVGQPLGRPKTAAYRTADMVGLDTLLHVSQNTYDLCTSDEQRDVFKLPAVLTQMVEKKMLGNKTKQGFYKSERKADGSKEVLSLDLKTLEYKAQEKVRYDSLGAIKNIEELPERIRTMVKATDVAGEFAWVMTRNTLVYAANRIPEIADDVVNIDNAMKWGFNWDVGPFETWDILGVKETADRIVKEGGTLPAIVKAVLEKGDGVFYKHENGKHLYFDAVSNSYKAIPTKANKITIQKLKDEKRELKSNTGASLLDLGDGVLCVEFHTKMNAIDNDIGQMLSEGLDLLEKDNNYKGMVVSNDGQNFSAGANLMLLWLESQQKNWANIEALVKGFQDVTQRMRHFSKPIVAAPFGLTLGGGAEVVMACHRARVYGELYMGLVEVGAGLIPGGAGNMRVLLNIEAARKAKGAKGWAGLSDGGPFPKVQDTFQTVAFAKVSMSCKEAIGYNYLTRGDKITLSRDALLHDAKQDVLDMAKNFTAIPYREDIYLPGMGGKMAIESAIGGFRLLNMISEHDALIARKLGHVLCGGNMPNQGYVSEQQLLDLEREAFLQLCGEEKSQARMQALLMTGKPLRN from the coding sequence ATGGAAATCAAAAAAGTAGCCGTCATTGGTTCTGGCGTAATGGGTGCCGGTATTGCTGCCCACTTAGCCAACGCAGGTATTCCTTCCCTCTTACTCGATATTGTTCCCAAATTTACAGACGAAGATGCCAAAGCCGGTTTAAATGAAACCGACAAGGCCTTCCGCAATAAAATAGCCACCAAATCTATTGCCGAAACCGTGGTTAATTCTAAGCCCGCTCTCATCTATAGTAAAAGCGATGCCAAACTCATTACCCCCGGAAATTTGGAAGATGATATTTCTAAAATTGCCGAATGTGATTGGGTGGTAGAAGTTGTGGTAGAACGTTTGGATATTAAGCAAAAAGTTTTTGCCAATATCGAAAAGCACATGAAGCCTGGCACCATCATTGCCTCCAATACCTCGGGTATCCCCTTAAAAGCCATGAGCGAAGGCAGATCGAAGGAATTTGTTAAAAACTTTATCATCACCCACTTCTTTAACCCTGTTCGCTACATGAAGTTGGTAGAAATTGTTTCTAACGAAAACACCAACCCAGAAACCGTAAAATTCATGGCCGACTTTTTGGAAAATAAACTCGGCAAAGGCGTTGTGTACGCCAAAGATAGCCCCAACTTTGTGGCTAACCGCATTGGCGTATACGCCTGGATGGCTGGCTTAAAAGAAACTATAGAACGTGGTTTAAGTGTAGAAGCCGTTGATAAAATTGTAGGTCAGCCTTTAGGCCGTCCTAAAACAGCCGCTTACCGCACCGCCGATATGGTGGGTTTAGATACCCTCCTCCACGTAAGCCAAAATACGTACGACTTGTGCACAAGCGACGAACAACGCGATGTATTTAAATTGCCTGCCGTTTTAACCCAAATGGTTGAAAAGAAAATGTTGGGTAATAAAACCAAGCAAGGGTTTTATAAATCGGAACGTAAAGCCGATGGTTCTAAAGAAGTATTATCGCTCGATCTCAAAACTTTAGAATACAAGGCGCAAGAAAAAGTACGTTACGATTCTTTGGGTGCTATTAAAAACATCGAAGAATTGCCCGAACGTATCCGCACCATGGTAAAAGCTACAGACGTAGCCGGCGAATTTGCCTGGGTAATGACACGCAACACGCTTGTGTATGCTGCTAACCGTATTCCCGAAATTGCCGATGACGTGGTGAATATTGATAACGCCATGAAATGGGGTTTTAACTGGGATGTAGGTCCGTTTGAAACCTGGGATATTTTGGGCGTAAAAGAAACCGCCGACCGCATCGTTAAAGAAGGCGGTACTTTACCGGCTATTGTTAAAGCCGTACTCGAAAAAGGTGATGGCGTTTTCTATAAGCACGAAAACGGAAAACATTTATATTTTGATGCGGTGTCCAATAGCTACAAAGCTATCCCCACTAAAGCCAACAAGATCACCATCCAAAAATTAAAGGATGAAAAGCGTGAATTAAAATCGAATACCGGCGCTTCCTTGTTAGATTTGGGTGATGGCGTGTTGTGCGTAGAATTCCACACCAAAATGAACGCGATCGATAACGATATTGGTCAAATGCTCTCCGAAGGTTTGGATTTACTTGAAAAAGATAACAACTATAAAGGCATGGTAGTGAGTAACGACGGCCAGAACTTCTCGGCCGGCGCTAACCTCATGCTCTTGTGGCTGGAAAGCCAACAGAAAAACTGGGCCAACATTGAAGCCTTGGTAAAAGGCTTTCAGGATGTCACCCAACGCATGCGTCATTTTTCTAAACCCATTGTAGCCGCTCCTTTTGGCCTTACCCTTGGTGGTGGTGCCGAAGTAGTGATGGCTTGTCACCGTGCCCGCGTGTACGGCGAACTCTATATGGGCTTGGTAGAAGTTGGTGCAGGCTTAATCCCCGGCGGTGCTGGTAACATGCGCGTGCTCTTAAACATTGAAGCCGCCCGTAAAGCTAAAGGTGCCAAGGGCTGGGCTGGTTTATCAGACGGCGGTCCTTTCCCTAAAGTTCAGGATACTTTCCAAACCGTAGCTTTTGCAAAAGTGAGCATGAGCTGCAAAGAAGCCATTGGTTATAACTATTTAACCCGTGGAGACAAAATCACTCTCTCGCGTGATGCTCTCTTGCATGATGCCAAACAAGACGTTTTGGATATGGCTAAAAACTTTACAGCCATCCCCTACCGTGAAGATATTTATCTCCCCGGCATGGGCGGCAAAATGGCTATTGAAAGTGCCATCGGTGGTTTCCGTTTACTGAACATGATCAGTGAACACGATGCCCTCATTGCCCGCAAATTGGGTCACGTACTCTGCGGCGGCAACATGCCCAACCAGGGTTATGTGAGCGAACAGCAATTGTTAGATTTAGAACGTGAAGCGTTCCTGCAATTGTGCGGCGAAGAAAAATCCCAAGCCCGCATGCAGGCTCTCCTCATGACGGGTAAGCCATTAAGAAACTAA
- a CDS encoding thiolase family protein, with product MRDVVIVSAVRSPMGRAIKGQYVWTRIDDLAGEVVKKAVAQVKNLDPKLIEDLVLGCAMPEGEQGMNLARNVSFLADLPLSVGAVTVNRFCASSLEAINTAALNIMAGNGDVIVAAGAESMTHVPMGGFNPSLNPKLMKDGAPQAYISMGITAENLAAKHGIGRKEQDQYAFNSHIKALKAMKEGLFTEIVPVTITKQDGTTTTTNIDEGPRQPDLEKLGQLKPAFKEGGSVTAGNSSPLTDGAAAVVLMSADKAKELGIKPLAKIKSMAVAGCGPEVMGEGPAYAVPKALKRAGLSLKDIDIFEFNEAFAVQTMSVAKMLGLDFNDPRINPKGGAIALGHPLGCTGARIMSTLVADLIGYNKTFGLESMCIGGGQGLATIIERLN from the coding sequence ATGCGTGACGTAGTTATTGTATCAGCTGTTCGTTCCCCCATGGGCCGTGCCATTAAGGGTCAGTATGTTTGGACCCGCATCGACGATTTAGCCGGTGAAGTGGTAAAAAAGGCCGTAGCCCAGGTTAAAAACTTGGACCCCAAACTCATTGAAGATTTAGTTCTCGGTTGCGCCATGCCCGAAGGCGAACAAGGCATGAACTTGGCTCGTAACGTGAGCTTCCTGGCCGACCTCCCTCTCTCCGTTGGCGCCGTTACCGTAAACCGTTTCTGTGCCAGCTCGCTTGAAGCCATCAACACCGCAGCACTTAACATCATGGCTGGAAACGGTGATGTGATTGTTGCTGCCGGTGCCGAATCAATGACCCACGTTCCTATGGGTGGTTTCAATCCTTCTTTAAATCCTAAATTGATGAAAGACGGCGCTCCCCAGGCTTACATCTCCATGGGTATCACCGCCGAAAATTTGGCTGCTAAACATGGAATTGGTCGCAAAGAACAAGATCAATACGCTTTTAACTCGCACATTAAAGCTTTAAAAGCCATGAAGGAAGGTCTCTTTACCGAAATCGTTCCTGTAACCATCACCAAACAGGATGGCACCACAACCACCACCAATATTGATGAAGGCCCACGTCAGCCCGACCTTGAAAAATTAGGTCAATTAAAGCCCGCTTTTAAAGAAGGTGGATCGGTTACTGCTGGTAACTCGTCACCTTTAACAGACGGTGCTGCTGCTGTTGTATTGATGAGTGCCGATAAAGCTAAAGAATTGGGCATTAAACCCTTGGCCAAAATTAAATCGATGGCTGTTGCCGGTTGCGGCCCCGAAGTGATGGGCGAAGGCCCTGCTTATGCCGTACCCAAAGCTTTAAAACGTGCTGGCCTCTCTTTAAAAGACATCGACATTTTTGAATTTAACGAAGCCTTTGCCGTGCAAACCATGAGTGTTGCTAAAATGCTGGGACTTGATTTTAACGATCCTCGCATCAACCCCAAAGGTGGCGCCATTGCTTTAGGCCATCCTTTAGGATGCACCGGTGCCCGCATCATGTCTACCTTAGTAGCCGATCTTATCGGTTACAACAAAACCTTCGGCCTTGAGTCGATGTGTATTGGCGGTGGACAGGGTCTTGCTACCATCATTGAAAGATTGAATTAG
- a CDS encoding AAA family ATPase yields MNDTPTLTPCQEKALELLRSPDNIFLTGCAGSGKSYLIREYLKEMPSKVFPTLASTGAAAVLVGGRTFHSFFGLGIMEGGLEATIKRAVENKQVKKRLREINGFILDEVSMIPSAALEAAEHIARKVRMKSMAWGGIRVIAVGDFCQLAPVNRFGSTPDWAFLSEVWERTDFKPAVLNTMVRTKDKKFLEVLNYLRCGVVNDTVAHFLDNHIPDDYIESTKTHLFGRRDQTDNYNLKRLNEVDGKLHTFETVYKGESRFFDNLKQNAPVAEKLLLKVGALVMMRINDPEQRFVNGSTGEVIEIFQERLIIRLKRGRTIEVEPFAFSMLNAEGEEVASATNFPVNLAYATTIHKSQGATLDEVAVDLKNLWEAGQAYVALSRLRESRGLTLLGWHPKSIKADPHVLDFHEKIGFVN; encoded by the coding sequence ATGAATGACACTCCCACACTCACCCCCTGTCAGGAGAAAGCTCTCGAGCTCTTGCGTTCGCCCGACAATATCTTCCTTACTGGCTGTGCCGGAAGCGGGAAATCGTATCTTATCCGCGAATATTTAAAAGAAATGCCCTCTAAAGTTTTTCCTACATTGGCATCCACCGGGGCTGCGGCAGTGCTTGTGGGAGGGCGTACCTTTCATAGCTTTTTTGGGCTAGGTATTATGGAAGGAGGGCTTGAGGCCACCATTAAACGGGCTGTTGAAAATAAACAGGTAAAAAAGAGATTACGTGAGATTAATGGATTTATTTTAGATGAAGTGTCGATGATTCCATCGGCGGCTTTAGAAGCAGCCGAGCACATTGCGCGCAAGGTGAGGATGAAGAGTATGGCGTGGGGCGGTATTCGGGTGATTGCTGTTGGCGATTTCTGCCAGCTGGCACCGGTGAATCGCTTTGGTAGTACACCCGACTGGGCTTTTTTAAGTGAGGTGTGGGAAAGAACCGATTTTAAACCGGCGGTGCTCAATACCATGGTAAGGACAAAAGACAAAAAATTTCTGGAAGTCCTCAATTATTTACGTTGTGGCGTGGTGAATGATACTGTGGCTCATTTTTTAGATAATCATATTCCCGATGATTATATAGAAAGCACCAAAACGCATCTTTTTGGACGTCGTGATCAAACCGATAATTATAATTTAAAACGCTTAAACGAAGTGGATGGCAAGCTCCATACTTTTGAAACGGTTTATAAAGGCGAGAGTCGTTTTTTTGATAATTTAAAACAAAATGCTCCTGTTGCCGAAAAATTACTTTTAAAAGTTGGAGCGCTGGTGATGATGCGCATTAATGATCCCGAGCAACGTTTTGTGAATGGATCGACGGGTGAGGTAATAGAGATTTTTCAGGAGCGACTCATCATCAGGCTTAAGCGCGGCCGCACCATTGAAGTAGAGCCCTTTGCTTTTAGCATGCTCAATGCCGAAGGCGAGGAAGTAGCCTCAGCCACTAATTTTCCCGTTAATCTTGCTTACGCAACCACCATTCATAAATCACAGGGGGCCACGCTGGATGAAGTGGCGGTGGATCTCAAAAATCTTTGGGAAGCGGGGCAGGCCTATGTGGCGCTCAGTCGTTTACGCGAAAGTCGTGGGCTTACTTTATTGGGGTGGCATCCTAAATCCATTAAGGCCGATCCTCACGTGCTTGATTTTCATGAAAAGATTGGTTTTGTGAATTAG
- a CDS encoding endonuclease domain-containing protein: MFFYNNLKMKQRRRALRKSMTIHERILWSKLKNGQIERLRFFRQYSVGAYVLDFYCPKLRLCVELDGSQHLQEDNIKYDQARTDYLNSRCIRVMRFFNSDVNINLDGILEEIYQMMKSNPLPGEVTHPFPLPPRSGPCGVI; the protein is encoded by the coding sequence ATGTTTTTTTATAACAATTTAAAGATGAAACAAAGGCGTCGAGCTTTAAGAAAAAGCATGACCATCCATGAAAGAATCTTATGGTCTAAGCTAAAGAATGGTCAAATTGAGCGCTTAAGATTTTTCAGGCAATATAGTGTAGGTGCTTATGTTTTGGATTTTTACTGTCCTAAATTGCGCTTATGTGTGGAACTGGATGGGTCACAGCATTTGCAAGAAGACAATATTAAGTACGATCAGGCTAGGACTGATTATTTAAATTCACGTTGCATTCGAGTGATGAGATTTTTTAATAGTGATGTGAATATTAATCTTGATGGAATCCTGGAAGAAATTTATCAGATGATGAAGAGTAACCCCCTCCCGGGAGAGGTAACCCACCCCTTTCCCCTCCCTCCTCGAAGTGGCCCCTGTGGGGTAATCTAA
- a CDS encoding LysM peptidoglycan-binding domain-containing protein yields MLVFSKKFIFLVALVFIGPFVVSCGGSAPSAKSSQSTKKTGSTGRMDYVEYNINKDLMANGLDAEADSTTGGDQAEVYAYHVEDGKWSPNRRNSIPLVHNPNVDRWIKAFNGPLRKNFSRWLTRLSYYGPIMEGIFRQYNLPPDLVYLGMIESGFNLNAYSHAAAAGPWQFIKSTGSLYGLQSGSFVDERRDLIKATHAAAQHLRDLYKTYGDWYLSFAAYNAGAGKVNSAIRKGGTRDYWKLSSAKSRLLRQETKDYVPKILAAAIISKNYRKYGYGNDTFRKPLDIEMAKVPDATDVYVLAKCAGVSVDEIRDLNPSLVAGVTPPGSKYDIVLPEGTADTFNENYCKVPRNSRANFVFHRVAKHETLYTIANKYKVPAQKIAQINNIAAKAKLAPGRIVMVPKEGKALEKLMAETQPGVVNKNDGLLTASSEIVPAKKEKAKNKKQRDNIETLVAQETENTQEPVAPAFNETGVPTQANDVLAAAPAAPEAPSDVDPAMLALTYRVQEGDTMMSVAQKFDISADQLASWNAFPKNAPLAAGSTIFIAQPRNNQPLQAEVAALAPPMPVYSKYKVKKGDTLSSIARSHDVWAKDIQEWNKMGKSQVVKVGQILKIRNVTDQNSIVASSQAPATPAPVLLKKVAFKPIIHRVKQGETLWDLAKRYRVSVNDLKHWNALRSNQLYPNQKIKIMSGAAKSDKVAMAL; encoded by the coding sequence GTGTTGGTTTTTTCAAAAAAGTTCATCTTTTTAGTGGCCCTCGTGTTTATTGGGCCTTTTGTCGTCTCGTGTGGGGGGAGTGCTCCCTCGGCCAAATCGTCTCAGTCTACTAAAAAAACAGGCTCAACAGGTCGTATGGATTATGTTGAGTATAATATTAATAAAGACCTGATGGCTAATGGGCTTGATGCGGAAGCAGATTCTACAACAGGAGGAGATCAAGCCGAAGTTTATGCCTATCATGTGGAAGACGGCAAGTGGTCGCCTAATCGACGTAATTCTATCCCTCTTGTTCACAATCCCAATGTAGATCGTTGGATTAAGGCGTTTAACGGCCCACTTCGTAAAAACTTTTCTCGCTGGCTAACTCGCTTAAGTTATTACGGCCCTATTATGGAAGGTATTTTTAGGCAGTATAACCTTCCGCCAGATTTGGTGTATTTAGGTATGATTGAATCGGGTTTTAATTTAAATGCCTATTCGCATGCCGCAGCAGCGGGGCCATGGCAATTTATTAAAAGTACGGGTTCGCTTTATGGTTTGCAATCGGGTTCGTTTGTAGATGAACGTCGTGATCTTATCAAAGCCACTCATGCGGCAGCTCAGCATTTGCGAGATTTGTATAAAACTTATGGTGATTGGTATTTATCGTTTGCAGCTTATAATGCCGGCGCGGGTAAGGTAAATAGTGCAATCCGCAAGGGGGGAACTCGCGATTACTGGAAATTATCTTCTGCTAAATCGCGGCTGCTTCGCCAAGAAACCAAAGATTACGTTCCTAAAATTTTAGCAGCCGCTATTATTAGTAAAAACTATCGCAAATATGGATATGGTAACGATACCTTTCGCAAGCCGCTGGATATTGAAATGGCCAAGGTACCGGATGCAACCGATGTTTATGTGTTGGCTAAATGTGCTGGCGTATCGGTTGATGAAATTCGCGATTTAAATCCATCATTAGTGGCCGGAGTAACGCCGCCGGGTAGTAAGTACGATATTGTTCTTCCCGAAGGAACAGCCGACACCTTTAACGAGAATTATTGTAAAGTACCACGTAATAGCCGCGCTAATTTTGTGTTTCACCGGGTAGCTAAGCACGAAACTCTTTATACCATTGCTAATAAATACAAGGTGCCTGCTCAAAAAATTGCTCAAATTAATAACATTGCCGCTAAAGCCAAATTAGCTCCCGGCCGCATTGTGATGGTGCCTAAAGAGGGTAAAGCGCTTGAAAAATTAATGGCCGAAACTCAGCCCGGTGTAGTGAATAAAAACGACGGCTTATTAACAGCTTCTTCCGAAATTGTTCCTGCTAAAAAAGAGAAAGCTAAAAACAAAAAGCAGCGTGATAATATTGAAACCCTGGTTGCTCAAGAAACAGAAAATACTCAAGAACCTGTGGCACCTGCTTTCAATGAGACAGGTGTTCCAACTCAAGCTAATGATGTTTTGGCGGCAGCTCCTGCAGCTCCCGAGGCCCCTTCGGATGTTGATCCGGCCATGCTAGCCCTCACTTACAGAGTACAAGAGGGCGATACCATGATGAGTGTCGCTCAAAAATTTGATATTTCAGCCGACCAATTAGCAAGCTGGAACGCTTTTCCTAAAAATGCGCCTTTAGCTGCGGGTAGTACCATTTTTATTGCACAGCCTCGCAATAACCAGCCTCTTCAGGCCGAGGTAGCTGCTTTAGCTCCCCCCATGCCTGTATACTCTAAGTACAAGGTTAAAAAGGGTGATACTTTATCGTCTATTGCCCGGTCTCATGATGTATGGGCTAAAGATATCCAAGAATGGAATAAAATGGGTAAGAGTCAAGTAGTTAAAGTTGGTCAAATTCTTAAAATTCGCAATGTTACCGATCAAAATTCAATTGTTGCTTCAAGTCAAGCTCCGGCCACACCGGCTCCTGTTTTACTTAAAAAAGTGGCTTTTAAACCTATTATTCATCGGGTGAAACAGGGGGAAACTCTTTGGGATTTGGCCAAAAGATACCGTGTTTCGGTAAACGATTTAAAGCACTGGAATGCTTTGCGTTCTAACCAACTTTATCCCAATCAGAAAATTAAAATTATGTCGGGAGCTGCCAAATCCGACAAAGTAGCCATGGCCCTTTAG
- the mfd gene encoding transcription-repair coupling factor: MSALSLDNLERILSLKPGDTSSITGAFGSSPHHQIAQWASLTKRPILIVTSHFKDALVAKDNIEFFLTQKIPVSLFPSLDVFPYYSLSPHPDTVMERIKILWELSTASTPQIVIAPLPALLRKTMPLEKLKKKTIHLEKGHDYLFDELAEQLVDLAYQRTPLVTDRGNFSVRGGLIDIFSPAHPLPLRIEFFGDTIESIRLFDPVSQKTSSHLNEAIILPARETLLSELKEGWALTLKERADALDIPKPMRDVVAESLNNKIYFNGIESFLPLFYSKTESFFDYLHPDTLVISLDPENETVLIHEEEKKLFKSREESASLEKIIEPREIFLDEPAWKEALHYYSHVRFGITGRNDTIDLKTEDNTTLKNILGGMMIKEDSLKPLANELADKKESGLGIYIVASSLSQRERLHDLLGRYNLPLTVAQNTDEIKRVIQEAQKEPYPSIVLMEGSLTEGFLWPEKQQWWITDQEIFGKKTRKAPPKAKGDAFNSFYDLTEGDFVVHELHGVGIYRGLTHLSINNVGNDFLILEYQGGDKLYVPVDQIGRISRFAAQEGSIPTLDKMGGTSWKKIREKVKSATRRLAKELLEIQARRQSEVGYAFTPKNDLYEEFEATFPFDETPDQERAIIDVLGDMETPKPMDRLVCGDVGYGKTEVAIRAAFKCILDHKQVAVLVPTTVLAFQHYETLKKRLEKYPVKLGLLSRFQTDAEQKKIIENLKKGEVDIVVATHRLLSKDIEFRDLGLLVIDEEHRFGVAHKEKMKKLKNLVDVLTLTATPIPRTLNFALVGIRDLSIINTPPADRLSVNTYLTNFDDGTIKEAIEREIKRGGQVYFVHNRVQTILGMKERLEKLIPGISIGVGHGQMEENQLEDVMLGFMSGKFQVLLCTTIVESGLDIPNANTIIINRADHMGLAQLYQLRGRVGRSHQRAYCYLIIPHDTLITEAAKKRLRVIQKFTDLGSGFKIATHDLEIRGAGNILGSEQSGHIASVGYDMYVKLLEEAVMYLQGQTFEESIEPEIKLPVSALIPESLVPDTQMRLLLYKQLSSAKNDEECLSIRDEWMDRLGKLPQETENLIELIRIKLICKKIRILSITLQPNRLVFSIDATCRVPTDYFLNKMKSNMSLYKIMPDGKFIVFDKQLSEANMMEKIKKHLEEMQQHSK; this comes from the coding sequence ATGTCCGCCCTAAGTCTTGATAATCTGGAGAGAATTTTAAGCTTAAAACCAGGCGATACAAGTTCTATCACAGGGGCCTTTGGCAGTTCTCCCCATCATCAGATAGCCCAATGGGCCAGCCTCACTAAAAGACCAATTCTGATTGTCACCAGCCATTTTAAAGACGCGCTTGTTGCCAAAGATAATATCGAGTTTTTTCTCACGCAAAAAATTCCCGTTTCGCTCTTTCCATCGCTCGATGTTTTTCCCTACTATTCGCTCTCGCCTCATCCCGATACCGTGATGGAACGGATTAAAATTTTGTGGGAACTATCAACGGCTTCTACTCCGCAAATTGTCATTGCTCCTCTGCCAGCCCTGCTGCGCAAAACAATGCCACTGGAGAAGCTTAAGAAAAAAACCATTCACTTGGAAAAAGGACATGATTATCTGTTTGATGAGTTAGCCGAACAATTAGTAGATTTAGCCTATCAACGCACACCACTGGTGACGGACAGAGGCAATTTTTCGGTGCGCGGTGGACTCATTGATATTTTTTCACCAGCTCATCCTCTACCGCTGCGCATTGAATTTTTTGGCGACACGATTGAATCGATTCGTTTGTTTGATCCGGTGAGCCAGAAAACAAGCTCCCATTTGAATGAGGCGATTATTCTACCGGCGCGCGAAACGCTTTTGAGCGAATTAAAAGAAGGCTGGGCCTTAACATTAAAAGAACGGGCGGATGCCCTGGATATCCCCAAACCCATGCGCGATGTGGTGGCCGAATCGCTCAATAATAAAATTTATTTTAACGGCATCGAAAGCTTTTTACCCCTCTTTTATTCTAAAACCGAAAGTTTTTTTGATTATTTACATCCGGATACTCTTGTTATCAGCTTGGATCCCGAAAATGAAACGGTTTTGATTCACGAAGAAGAAAAGAAACTTTTTAAATCACGCGAGGAATCAGCCAGCCTTGAGAAAATTATCGAACCCAGAGAAATATTTTTAGACGAGCCTGCCTGGAAAGAGGCTCTTCACTATTACAGCCATGTGCGTTTTGGGATTACTGGTCGTAACGATACAATTGATTTAAAAACAGAAGACAACACTACGCTCAAAAATATTTTGGGCGGGATGATGATTAAAGAAGACTCGCTTAAGCCCTTGGCTAATGAACTGGCCGATAAAAAAGAAAGTGGTTTGGGTATTTACATTGTGGCATCCAGTCTTTCTCAACGAGAACGCCTGCATGATCTGTTGGGCCGTTACAATCTCCCTCTCACCGTTGCCCAAAACACGGACGAAATTAAACGCGTGATTCAGGAGGCGCAAAAAGAACCCTATCCGTCGATTGTACTCATGGAAGGAAGTTTAACCGAAGGCTTTTTATGGCCAGAGAAACAGCAATGGTGGATTACCGATCAGGAAATTTTTGGCAAAAAAACGCGCAAAGCCCCTCCTAAAGCCAAAGGTGATGCCTTTAATTCGTTTTACGATTTAACCGAAGGCGATTTTGTGGTGCACGAACTCCACGGCGTAGGCATTTATCGCGGACTCACGCATTTATCGATTAATAACGTTGGCAACGATTTTTTAATTTTAGAGTATCAGGGCGGCGATAAACTCTACGTGCCCGTCGATCAAATTGGCCGCATCAGCCGCTTTGCAGCGCAAGAAGGATCTATCCCCACGCTCGATAAAATGGGCGGCACCAGCTGGAAAAAGATACGCGAAAAAGTAAAAAGTGCCACGCGACGCTTGGCGAAAGAGTTATTAGAAATCCAAGCTCGCCGTCAAAGCGAAGTGGGTTATGCGTTTACCCCCAAGAATGATTTGTACGAAGAATTTGAAGCCACCTTCCCTTTTGATGAAACACCCGATCAGGAACGTGCCATTATAGATGTTTTGGGCGACATGGAAACACCCAAACCCATGGACCGCCTGGTGTGCGGCGATGTGGGCTATGGCAAAACCGAAGTAGCAATTAGAGCGGCTTTTAAATGCATACTCGATCACAAACAGGTAGCCGTTTTAGTACCCACCACTGTTTTAGCCTTTCAGCATTATGAAACCTTAAAAAAGAGACTCGAAAAATATCCCGTTAAACTGGGTCTTCTCTCCCGCTTTCAAACCGATGCCGAGCAAAAGAAAATTATCGAGAATTTAAAAAAGGGCGAAGTGGATATTGTCGTCGCTACGCATCGTCTACTTTCTAAAGATATCGAATTTCGTGATTTAGGACTCCTCGTCATCGACGAAGAACATCGCTTTGGAGTGGCTCACAAAGAGAAGATGAAAAAGTTAAAAAATTTGGTGGATGTTTTAACCCTGACGGCCACCCCCATCCCCCGCACGCTCAATTTTGCTCTGGTGGGAATTCGCGATTTATCTATCATTAATACTCCGCCGGCGGACCGTTTATCGGTAAACACTTATCTCACTAATTTTGATGATGGAACTATTAAAGAAGCCATCGAGCGCGAAATTAAACGTGGCGGCCAGGTGTATTTTGTTCATAATCGCGTGCAAACTATTTTAGGGATGAAAGAACGCCTCGAAAAACTCATTCCCGGCATTAGCATTGGCGTAGGCCATGGCCAAATGGAAGAAAATCAGTTAGAAGACGTGATGCTGGGTTTTATGTCGGGGAAATTTCAGGTTCTGCTGTGCACCACTATTGTAGAATCCGGATTAGATATACCCAATGCCAACACCATCATCATTAATAGAGCCGATCACATGGGACTGGCCCAACTTTATCAACTGAGAGGCCGCGTGGGCCGCTCCCACCAACGCGCTTATTGTTATCTTATCATCCCACACGACACGCTGATTACCGAAGCCGCCAAAAAGCGTTTAAGAGTAATTCAAAAATTTACCGACTTAGGCAGTGGGTTTAAAATTGCCACGCACGATTTAGAAATACGCGGCGCAGGTAATATTTTAGGTTCCGAACAATCGGGCCATATTGCAAGCGTAGGCTATGACATGTACGTAAAGCTTTTGGAAGAAGCGGTCATGTACCTCCAAGGCCAGACTTTTGAAGAAAGCATTGAGCCCGAAATTAAACTCCCTGTGTCGGCTTTAATTCCTGAAAGTTTAGTTCCCGATACACAGATGCGCCTTCTGCTCTACAAGCAACTCTCAAGTGCCAAAAATGATGAGGAATGTTTAAGCATACGCGATGAATGGATGGATCGTTTAGGCAAGCTGCCACAGGAAACAGAAAATTTAATCGAACTTATTCGCATAAAACTCATTTGTAAAAAAATAAGAATTCTTTCTATCACCCTTCAGCCTAATCGCTTAGTTTTCAGTATTGACGCTACCTGCCGGGTACCTACCGATTACTTTTTAAACAAGATGAAAAGTAATATGTCGCTTTATAAAATTATGCCTGATGGAAAATTTATTGTGTTTGACAAACAATTAAGCGAAGCCAACATGATGGAAAAAATTAAAAAGCATTTGGAAGAAATGCAGCAACACAGCAAATAA